CATCAGCCACCAGCGGATCAGTATCGCGACCAACCCGAGCGCGGCCACGCTGCCAGCCCAGATCGCCGCCATCCAGGCGAGACGTTTCCATAATGGGCCGGCGTCGCTTTCCATCAATGATAACCGTCGGTGCCGACCTTGCCGCGGAACACCCAATAGGCCCAGCCGGTATAGGCGAGGATGATCGGCACCATCACACCAGCCCCGATGAGCATGAAGATCTGGCTCGATTCGGGCGCCGCCGCCTGCCAGATCGTCACCTGGTCGGGCACGATGAAGGGATACATGCTGATCCCCAGGCCGACGAAGCACAAGGCGAACACGGCAAGGACGAGCAGGAACGGCAAGGATTGCGCACCCCGGCCAAGCGCGCGCCAAAAGGTCAGGCTGAGTATAGCGATCAGCACCGGCACCGGCGCGGTCAGCAGCAAACCCGGCATCTGAAACCAGCGGCTGTAATAGTCATGATCGAGAAATGGCGTCGCCAGGCTCACCGCAGCGATCGCGGCCAGCGTGAGCACGCCGGACCATTTGGCGAGCCGATAGGCATGTTTCTGCGCGCCGCCCTCGGTCTTGAGGATCAACCAAGTCGCGCCCAGCAATGCATAACCGGCCACCACGCTGAGCCCGGTCAGGGCGGTAAAGGGCGTCAGCCAGTCGAGCCAGCCGCCACCATAAGCGCGGCCATCGACCTCGATTCCCTGCAACAACGCGCCAAGCGCGATACCCTGGGCCAGCGCTGCGATGACCGATCCGGCGGTAAAAGCGAAATCCCAGAACGCCCGGTGCCGTGGATCGCGCCAGCGGAATTCGAATGCGACGCCGCGGAACACAAGTCCGAGCAGCATCGCGATGATCGGCGGATAGAGCGCTGGCATTACGATCGCAAAGGCCAGCGGAAACGCTGCCATCAGACCGCCGCCGCCGAGCACCAGCCAGGTCTCGTTGCCATCCCATACCGGCGCGATCGCATTCATCGCCTGGTCGCGCTCTTCGCCGACGCCAAATGCGGGGAAGAGGATTCCGATCCCCAGGTCGAAACCATCGAGCACGACATAAGCGAACACGGCAAAGGCGATGATGAACGCCCAGACTGTCGCAAGATCCATATTGACGTTCATTGCTGAACCTCCGTCGGATGCCGGGCGGGCGATGGCGTGATTCCGGCGGTGCGGATCGGGGCGCTGGTGATTTCCGGCTCGCCGGCCTCGGCCCCCTTCTGCATCAGCTTCAATATATACCAGGTACCGATCCCGAACACCGCGAAATAGACTATGACGAAGGCGATCAGCGACGCGCCCACCGCCGGCGCAGCCAGCGGCGAAGCACTGTGCGCAGTCCGCAGCAGATTATAGACCGTGAAGGGCTGCCGCCCGACCTCGGTCGTGATCCATCCGGCAATGACCGCGACGAACCCCGCCGGCCCCATCACCAGAGCGGCGCGATGCAGCCACCTCCAGTCATATAG
This portion of the Sphingomonas sp. So64.6b genome encodes:
- a CDS encoding DUF2474 domain-containing protein, whose product is MESDAGPLWKRLAWMAAIWAGSVAALGLVAILIRWWLMG
- the cydB gene encoding cytochrome d ubiquinol oxidase subunit II, whose amino-acid sequence is MNVNMDLATVWAFIIAFAVFAYVVLDGFDLGIGILFPAFGVGEERDQAMNAIAPVWDGNETWLVLGGGGLMAAFPLAFAIVMPALYPPIIAMLLGLVFRGVAFEFRWRDPRHRAFWDFAFTAGSVIAALAQGIALGALLQGIEVDGRAYGGGWLDWLTPFTALTGLSVVAGYALLGATWLILKTEGGAQKHAYRLAKWSGVLTLAAIAAVSLATPFLDHDYYSRWFQMPGLLLTAPVPVLIAILSLTFWRALGRGAQSLPFLLVLAVFALCFVGLGISMYPFIVPDQVTIWQAAAPESSQIFMLIGAGVMVPIILAYTGWAYWVFRGKVGTDGYH